Proteins from a genomic interval of Polaribacter sp. Q13:
- a CDS encoding cytochrome-c peroxidase, with translation MKKLLLNIFIILLISSCTKEDVYEPFVFDNPEIAINIPVDFPVLNNSFYTNKPTKYGVELGKKLFFDKKLSADNTISCASCHIQANAFADHNAKGIGIEGRIGLRNAPPVQNMAFMQVYNWEGSKSKLEDQPIVPIITPEEMDSSILEVIGKIEQDEDYINLFNKTFGDDNITGNRIFNSIAQFEYTLISANSKYDKVKRNEGVTFTVNEEKGYQTFKNKCASCHSTELFTDQSYRNIGFPINADQEETGRTRVTLELNDLMRFRVPSLRNIAYTAPYGSFGQFATLKEVLDYLDNGVLDADNLDPILKENNNQIPLTVDEKENLISFLNTLSDTDFVTQ, from the coding sequence ATGAAAAAGTTATTACTGAATATTTTTATAATACTATTAATATCTTCTTGTACTAAAGAAGATGTTTATGAACCCTTTGTTTTTGATAATCCAGAAATAGCAATAAATATTCCTGTAGATTTTCCGGTATTAAACAATTCATTTTATACCAATAAACCCACAAAATATGGCGTTGAATTAGGCAAAAAATTATTTTTCGACAAAAAACTGAGTGCAGATAACACTATTTCATGTGCTAGTTGTCATATACAAGCAAATGCATTTGCAGATCACAATGCAAAAGGTATTGGTATTGAAGGACGAATTGGACTTAGAAATGCACCACCTGTGCAAAATATGGCATTTATGCAAGTGTATAATTGGGAAGGCAGTAAATCAAAGTTAGAAGATCAACCAATTGTGCCAATAATTACACCCGAAGAAATGGACTCCTCTATTTTAGAAGTAATTGGTAAAATTGAACAAGACGAAGATTATATCAATTTATTCAATAAAACTTTTGGGGATGACAATATAACTGGAAATAGAATTTTTAATAGTATTGCTCAGTTTGAATACACTTTAATTTCTGCCAATAGTAAATACGATAAAGTAAAAAGAAATGAAGGCGTAACATTCACTGTAAATGAAGAGAAAGGTTATCAAACCTTTAAAAATAAATGTGCAAGTTGCCACAGTACAGAATTGTTTACCGATCAAAGTTATAGAAATATAGGCTTTCCAATAAATGCTGATCAAGAAGAAACAGGACGTACAAGGGTTACTCTAGAATTAAACGATTTAATGCGTTTTCGTGTTCCATCTTTAAGAAATATAGCATACACTGCACCTTACGGAAGTTTTGGTCAATTCGCTACTTTAAAAGAAGTCTTAGATTATTTAGACAATGGCGTTTTAGATGCAGATAATCTAGATCCGATTCTTAAAGAAAACAATAATCAAATTCCACTTACAGTGGATGAAAAAGAGAACCTTATTTCATTTTTAAACACCTTAAGCGATACTGATTTTGTTACGCAGTAA
- a CDS encoding aminopeptidase P family protein: MKYDKIDSKLFIKNRKNFASAMKANSIAVFNSNDIYPISADSTMPFEQHRDIFYLTGADQEETVLLLFPDCPNENYREVLFVRETNDHIAVWEGEKLTKEAAFETSGIKTVLWLQDLEKVLFEMSTYADTFYINTNEHYRANVETETREDRFTKWLLAKYPAHAVAKSNPILQRLRSVKDQIELDLIQHACNITEKGFRRILPFIKPGVWEYEIEAELLHEFVRNRSKGFAYTPIIASGNNANVLHYIENNKECKAGDLILFDIAAEFSNYKSDLSRTVPVSGKFTDRQKAVYNAVNHVKKEATKLLVTGTLWKDYHVEVGGIMTAELLKLGLLDKADVQNEDKNWPAYKQYFMHGTSHHMGLDTHDYGLLHEPMQANMVFTVEPGIYIPKEGFGIRLEDDVVVQEKGAPFNLMGNIPIEAEEIEDLMQG; encoded by the coding sequence ATGAAATACGATAAAATAGACTCAAAATTATTTATAAAAAATCGTAAAAATTTTGCTTCAGCAATGAAAGCAAATAGTATCGCGGTTTTTAATTCTAATGATATTTATCCGATTAGTGCAGACAGCACAATGCCTTTTGAGCAGCATAGAGATATTTTTTATCTAACTGGTGCAGATCAAGAAGAAACTGTGTTGCTTTTGTTTCCAGATTGCCCAAATGAAAATTATAGAGAGGTTTTATTTGTTAGAGAAACGAATGACCATATTGCGGTTTGGGAAGGAGAAAAACTAACCAAAGAGGCTGCTTTTGAAACAAGCGGAATTAAAACGGTTTTGTGGTTGCAAGATTTAGAAAAGGTGTTGTTTGAGATGTCTACCTACGCAGATACTTTTTATATAAATACCAATGAACATTATAGAGCTAATGTAGAAACAGAAACACGCGAAGATCGTTTTACAAAATGGTTGTTGGCAAAATATCCTGCACATGCAGTTGCTAAAAGTAACCCTATTTTACAGCGCTTACGTTCTGTAAAAGATCAGATTGAGTTAGATTTAATTCAGCATGCTTGTAATATTACAGAAAAAGGATTCCGTAGAATTTTACCTTTTATAAAACCTGGTGTTTGGGAATATGAAATTGAAGCAGAATTGTTGCACGAGTTTGTAAGAAATAGATCTAAAGGTTTTGCATACACGCCAATTATTGCAAGCGGAAATAACGCTAATGTTTTACATTATATAGAAAATAATAAAGAGTGTAAAGCGGGCGATTTAATTTTGTTTGATATTGCTGCAGAATTTTCTAATTATAAAAGTGATTTGTCTAGAACAGTGCCTGTTTCTGGTAAGTTTACAGACCGACAAAAAGCAGTTTACAATGCCGTAAATCATGTTAAGAAAGAAGCTACAAAATTATTAGTTACTGGAACTTTGTGGAAAGATTATCATGTAGAGGTTGGTGGAATTATGACGGCTGAATTGTTAAAACTAGGTTTGTTAGACAAGGCAGATGTACAAAATGAAGATAAAAATTGGCCTGCATATAAACAATATTTTATGCACGGAACGAGTCATCACATGGGGTTAGATACACATGATTATGGTTTGTTACATGAACCAATGCAAGCAAATATGGTGTTTACCGTAGAGCCAGGAATTTACATTCCGAAGGAAGGTTTTGGAATCCGTTTAGAAGATGATGTGGTTGTGCAGGAAAAAGGTGCACCTTTTAATTTAATGGGTAATATTCCTATTGAGGCTGAAGAAATTGAAGATTTAATGCAAGGTTAA
- a CDS encoding DEAD/DEAH box helicase, whose translation MTFKDLGLSAALVKAVEEKGYTKPSPIQEKAIPHILEGKDILASAQTGTGKTAGFTLPVLQHLAETKHPKYRPLRALVLTPTRELAAQVYDNVREYSKYVNIKSAVVFGGVNAKPQIATLRSGVDILVATPGRLLDLHSQKAVSFNRIDVLILDEADRMLDMGFARDLNKLISFMPAKRQNLMFSATFSADIKKLASGILNNPVSVEAEPQNSTAKKVTHNVYKVDKGQKTEFTIKLIKDGNWNQVLIFTRTKHGANKLTEKLIKAGISAAAIHGNKSQGARTKALRTFKDNTIKALVATDIAARGLDIPLLPHVINFELPNVPEDYVHRIGRTGRAGAAGEAISLVCSEETEYQNEIEKLLKEKLNTSIVEGFEPTDTAAPKRAASQSKGSFNKKNKGGNSGSSQGDKPKRKPHFKGNKPAGSTSGRGRTGAPKKKRF comes from the coding sequence ATGACATTTAAAGATTTAGGTTTATCCGCTGCATTAGTAAAAGCAGTTGAAGAAAAAGGATATACCAAACCATCACCAATACAAGAAAAAGCAATTCCACATATTTTAGAAGGTAAAGACATTTTAGCTTCTGCACAAACAGGAACTGGGAAAACAGCTGGTTTTACATTGCCAGTATTACAACATTTAGCTGAAACAAAGCACCCAAAATATAGGCCTTTAAGAGCACTAGTGTTAACGCCAACAAGAGAATTGGCTGCGCAAGTTTATGACAATGTAAGAGAGTATAGTAAATATGTAAACATAAAATCTGCCGTAGTTTTTGGTGGAGTTAATGCAAAACCACAGATTGCAACGTTAAGAAGTGGTGTAGATATTTTAGTAGCAACACCTGGTAGATTATTAGATTTACACAGTCAGAAAGCAGTTTCTTTTAACAGAATTGATGTTTTAATTCTTGATGAAGCAGACAGAATGTTAGACATGGGTTTTGCTAGAGATTTAAATAAACTGATTAGTTTTATGCCAGCAAAGCGTCAGAATTTGATGTTTTCTGCAACTTTTTCTGCTGATATTAAAAAATTAGCTTCTGGTATTTTAAATAATCCTGTTTCTGTAGAAGCAGAACCACAGAATTCTACAGCTAAAAAAGTAACTCATAATGTTTATAAAGTTGATAAAGGCCAAAAAACAGAGTTTACGATTAAGTTGATAAAAGACGGAAACTGGAATCAGGTTTTAATCTTTACAAGAACAAAACATGGTGCTAATAAATTAACAGAGAAATTGATAAAAGCAGGAATATCTGCAGCAGCAATTCACGGAAATAAAAGTCAGGGTGCAAGAACAAAAGCATTAAGAACTTTTAAAGACAATACCATTAAAGCATTGGTTGCAACAGATATTGCAGCACGTGGTTTAGATATTCCTTTATTACCACACGTTATTAACTTTGAATTACCAAATGTACCAGAAGATTATGTACATAGAATTGGTAGAACAGGTAGAGCAGGAGCAGCGGGAGAAGCAATTTCTTTAGTTTGTAGTGAAGAGACTGAGTACCAAAACGAAATTGAAAAATTACTAAAAGAGAAATTAAACACTTCTATTGTAGAAGGTTTTGAGCCTACAGATACGGCAGCTCCTAAAAGAGCAGCTTCGCAAAGTAAAGGTTCTTTTAATAAGAAAAATAAAGGTGGAAATTCTGGATCTTCTCAAGGAGATAAACCAAAAAGAAAACCTCATTTTAAAGGAAATAAACCCGCAGGTTCTACTTCTGGTAGAGGAAGAACGGGAGCGCCTAAAAAGAAACGTTTTTAG
- a CDS encoding sialidase family protein yields the protein MKSIFSSLVFFFSVTLVAQTSTGGEIIQQSLQKKSQMMNSSLVKNIEFTNIGPTVMSGRVVDMAVNPKNTTEFYVGYASGGLWYTNNNGTTFTPLLDNSLTQNIGDIAVDWKTGTIWVGTGEKNSSRSSYAGIGMLKSTDKGESWQNVGLPDSHHISRIVINPKNPNEVIVGAIGHLYSSNDERGIFKTTDGGKTWSKTLFIDKNTGIIDVAVAPENFNIMYAASWERERKAWNFNGNGNNSAIYKSTDAGSSWFRISDKSGFPTGNGVGRIGLAVFNKNTVYAFHDNQFRRKEEKKTASSNALTKGDFKTMSVDNFLHLSDKKLNTYLKTNGFQEKYRAENVKQMVRSGNVKPIDLAKYLEDANSMLFDTPVIGAEVFKTTNGGKSWKKTHNGTLDDLYYSYGYYFGEIRVDYQDENGIYVLGVPILKSKDGGKTFTSISKENVHADHQALWVNPKKKGHLIDGNDGGLNISYDDGENWIKLNDPAVGQFYSVYADNQKNYNVYGGMQDNGVWVAPHNSKIDKYWYQSGQNPYESIMGGDGMQVQVDDRNPNIVYTGYQFGNYYRIDRETGNQKYIQPKHTLGENPYRFNWQTPIHLSKYNQDILYLGGNKLHRSLNKGDDWETISGDLTNGGKKGNVAYGTLTSISESPFQFGLIYTGSDDGFVNVTKNGGGSWTRISNNLPQNLWVSRVVASKFKKERVYVTLNGYRFDDFTPYVYMSDDYGQTWKNIGNSIPTSSVNVIKEDSENQNVLYLGTDNGLYVSFDFGTSWEAFSKNLPNVAIHDLVIQPTAKHLIIGTHGRSLYKANIAPIQEFTKGIRKHDNLEIFTINSIRKSDYWGNSWSKWLDANTPEINIPFYVNSSKKIQVDIFSGDTESSSAQVKVNSFYVDADRGFNEAIYDASFSEKGKKAYQKVNKETDLKKAKNEVYYLPKGKYIVKIEDKKGEFKVE from the coding sequence ATGAAATCTATTTTCTCCTCTTTAGTATTCTTTTTTTCAGTAACTCTAGTTGCTCAAACCTCAACAGGTGGAGAGATTATTCAACAATCATTACAAAAGAAGTCTCAAATGATGAATTCTTCTTTGGTTAAAAATATTGAATTTACTAATATTGGTCCAACGGTGATGAGCGGTCGTGTAGTAGATATGGCCGTAAACCCAAAGAATACAACAGAATTTTATGTGGGTTATGCTTCTGGAGGGCTTTGGTATACAAACAACAACGGAACTACTTTTACACCTCTTTTAGACAATTCGCTTACTCAAAATATTGGTGATATTGCAGTTGATTGGAAAACCGGAACTATTTGGGTAGGCACAGGAGAAAAAAACTCTTCACGATCTAGTTATGCAGGAATTGGTATGCTAAAATCTACAGATAAAGGGGAATCTTGGCAAAATGTTGGTTTGCCAGATTCTCATCACATTAGTAGAATTGTTATCAACCCTAAGAACCCGAATGAAGTTATTGTAGGTGCAATTGGTCATTTATATTCTTCAAACGATGAAAGAGGGATTTTTAAAACTACAGATGGAGGAAAAACGTGGTCTAAAACATTATTTATTGATAAAAATACAGGAATTATAGACGTTGCAGTTGCTCCAGAAAACTTTAATATTATGTATGCTGCTTCTTGGGAAAGAGAACGTAAAGCATGGAATTTTAATGGAAATGGAAATAATTCTGCCATTTATAAAAGTACGGATGCAGGAAGTTCTTGGTTTCGAATTTCAGACAAAAGTGGTTTCCCAACAGGAAATGGTGTTGGTAGAATTGGTTTAGCTGTTTTTAATAAAAATACGGTGTATGCTTTTCATGATAATCAATTTAGAAGAAAAGAGGAAAAGAAAACAGCATCTTCGAATGCATTAACAAAAGGTGATTTTAAAACAATGTCTGTAGATAATTTCTTACACTTATCAGATAAAAAACTAAATACCTATTTAAAAACTAACGGATTTCAAGAAAAATACAGGGCAGAAAATGTAAAGCAAATGGTACGTTCTGGAAATGTAAAACCTATTGATTTAGCTAAATATTTAGAAGATGCAAACTCGATGTTGTTTGACACACCAGTTATTGGAGCCGAAGTTTTTAAAACAACAAACGGAGGGAAATCATGGAAAAAGACGCATAACGGAACTTTAGATGACTTGTATTATTCTTACGGGTATTATTTTGGAGAAATTAGAGTTGACTACCAAGATGAGAATGGAATTTATGTTTTAGGAGTTCCTATTTTAAAATCGAAAGACGGCGGAAAAACGTTTACTTCTATCAGTAAAGAAAACGTACATGCAGACCACCAAGCCTTGTGGGTAAACCCCAAAAAGAAAGGGCATTTAATTGATGGAAATGATGGTGGTTTAAATATTTCTTATGATGATGGAGAAAATTGGATTAAGTTAAATGACCCTGCGGTTGGGCAATTTTATTCCGTGTATGCCGACAATCAAAAAAATTACAATGTTTATGGAGGCATGCAAGACAACGGAGTTTGGGTTGCACCTCACAACTCAAAAATTGACAAGTATTGGTACCAATCAGGTCAAAATCCGTACGAATCGATCATGGGAGGAGACGGAATGCAGGTTCAAGTAGATGACAGAAACCCAAATATTGTGTACACTGGCTACCAATTTGGAAATTATTATAGAATTGATAGAGAAACAGGAAATCAAAAGTACATTCAGCCAAAACATACTTTAGGCGAAAATCCGTATCGATTTAATTGGCAAACGCCAATTCATTTATCAAAATATAACCAAGATATTTTATACTTGGGTGGTAATAAATTGCACCGTTCTTTAAATAAAGGCGATGATTGGGAAACCATTTCTGGCGATTTAACGAATGGAGGGAAAAAGGGAAATGTTGCATACGGAACCTTAACATCCATTTCTGAAAGTCCGTTTCAATTTGGATTAATTTATACCGGTTCTGATGATGGTTTTGTAAATGTTACTAAAAATGGAGGAGGAAGTTGGACACGTATTTCTAACAATTTGCCACAGAATTTATGGGTTTCAAGAGTTGTCGCATCAAAATTTAAAAAGGAGCGTGTTTATGTAACTTTAAACGGATACCGTTTTGATGATTTTACGCCTTACGTTTATATGTCTGATGATTATGGTCAAACCTGGAAAAACATTGGAAACTCAATTCCTACTTCTTCTGTAAACGTGATTAAAGAAGATTCTGAAAACCAAAATGTATTGTATTTAGGTACAGATAATGGTTTGTATGTTTCTTTTGATTTTGGAACTTCTTGGGAAGCTTTTAGCAAGAATTTACCAAATGTTGCCATTCATGATTTGGTGATTCAGCCAACTGCAAAACATTTAATTATTGGTACTCATGGTAGAAGTTTATACAAAGCAAATATTGCTCCTATTCAAGAGTTTACAAAAGGAATTAGAAAACATGACAACTTAGAGATTTTTACAATTAATTCTATTAGAAAAAGTGATTATTGGGGGAATTCTTGGAGCAAATGGTTAGATGCCAATACGCCGGAAATAAACATTCCATTTTATGTAAATTCTAGTAAAAAAATTCAAGTAGATATTTTTTCCGGAGATACTGAATCAAGTTCAGCACAAGTAAAAGTTAACTCATTTTATGTAGATGCAGATAGAGGTTTTAACGAAGCTATTTATGATGCTTCTTTCTCTGAAAAAGGAAAAAAAGCGTATCAAAAAGTAAATAAAGAAACTGATTTAAAGAAAGCTAAAAACGAGGTTTATTATTTACCCAAAGGAAAATATATTGTTAAAATTGAGGATAAGAAAGGTGAGTTTAAAGTGGAATAA